In Pseudomonas asiatica, the following are encoded in one genomic region:
- a CDS encoding acetyl-CoA C-acyltransferase, with product MKDAVIVATARTPIGKAMRGAFNDLKTPSMTAVAIRAAVERAGIEPAQVEDLVLGTGMQSGTAAINPGRLSALAAGLPQSVSGQTLDRQCASGLMAIATAAKQIIVDGMQVTIGAGQEQISLVQQVHNQLASEAYDPAVLRMSEHAYMPMLQTAEFVARRYGISREAQDAYALQSQQRTAAAQAAGLFADEIVPVSARRKVVDKLSGAVSHEEVCLSQDEGNRPATTLADLQGLKPVVEGGCVTAGNASQLSDGASACVLMEGALAARSGKAPLGLYRGIAVAGLAPEEMGIGPVLAVPRLLHQHGLNVDDIGLWELNEAFACQVLYCAQRLQIDPAKLNVNGGAIAIGHPYGMSGARMVGHALLEGRRRGVKYVVVTMCVGGGMGAAGLFEVL from the coding sequence ATGAAAGACGCCGTGATCGTAGCCACTGCCCGCACACCCATCGGCAAAGCCATGCGTGGTGCCTTCAACGACCTGAAAACCCCCAGCATGACTGCCGTCGCCATTCGGGCAGCCGTCGAGCGGGCTGGTATCGAGCCGGCGCAGGTGGAGGATCTGGTGCTGGGTACCGGCATGCAGAGTGGTACCGCCGCGATCAACCCTGGCCGACTGTCGGCGCTGGCTGCCGGCTTGCCGCAATCGGTCAGCGGGCAGACCCTCGACCGCCAGTGTGCGTCGGGCCTGATGGCCATCGCTACAGCGGCCAAGCAGATCATTGTCGATGGTATGCAGGTGACCATCGGCGCCGGCCAGGAGCAGATCAGCCTGGTCCAGCAGGTGCACAACCAGCTGGCCAGCGAGGCCTATGACCCTGCCGTGCTGCGAATGAGCGAACACGCCTACATGCCGATGCTGCAAACCGCCGAGTTTGTCGCCCGCCGCTATGGCATCAGCCGGGAAGCGCAGGACGCCTACGCCTTGCAGTCGCAGCAACGCACTGCAGCGGCGCAGGCGGCGGGGTTGTTTGCCGATGAAATCGTGCCCGTCTCGGCACGCAGGAAGGTTGTCGACAAGCTGTCCGGTGCGGTGAGCCATGAGGAAGTCTGCCTCAGTCAGGACGAAGGAAACCGGCCGGCGACCACCCTGGCAGACCTGCAAGGGCTGAAGCCAGTTGTCGAAGGCGGCTGCGTGACGGCCGGCAATGCCAGCCAGCTGTCTGATGGCGCCAGTGCCTGCGTGCTGATGGAAGGCGCACTGGCCGCAAGGTCGGGCAAGGCGCCGCTGGGGCTGTATCGTGGTATCGCCGTGGCCGGACTGGCTCCTGAGGAAATGGGTATCGGCCCGGTGCTGGCGGTGCCCAGGTTGCTGCACCAGCACGGCCTGAACGTGGACGACATCGGTCTGTGGGAGCTGAACGAAGCGTTCGCCTGCCAGGTACTGTACTGTGCCCAGCGTTTGCAGATAGACCCTGCGAAGCTGAACGTCAATGGCGGTGCCATTGCCATCGGCCACCCCTACGGCATGAGCGGTGCACGGATGGTCGGGCATGCGCTTCTGGAGGGCAGGCGGCGCGGGGTGAAGTACGTGGTGGTGACCATGTGTGTTGGCGGCGGGATGGGCGCGGCAGGGCTGTTCGAAGTGCTGTAG
- a CDS encoding efflux RND transporter periplasmic adaptor subunit: MNKRTLLAWAGAVAGVLAAAYALVGSGSAPPAAAAWPATKVALATAEQVQLARQNFASGELEAVNQVQVAAETAGRITRIAFESGQLVSAGQLLVQLNDAPEQAQRVQLRARLRNAEVVLQRSRKLRAVNAVSQELLDNAATAVDVASGELQHVEALIAQKAIRAPFAGKLGIRRVHQGQYLSAGETIASLADISQLHVNFSLGEQAAPEVHVGQLLALTVDAVRGQDFQARVVAVDPVVSKARLVQVQAALPNPGGQLQPGMYAGVRLDAAQPSSVLAVPETAITYTAYGQTVFVATRDPEQGTRVSRVRVTTGERWQGRVEITSGLAPGDQVVVSGQLKLSDGMPVEPVAQDSLQASQGGRQS; this comes from the coding sequence ATGAACAAAAGGACGTTACTGGCCTGGGCTGGCGCTGTTGCAGGTGTGCTGGCCGCTGCCTATGCATTGGTCGGCAGTGGCTCGGCGCCGCCGGCTGCGGCGGCATGGCCGGCGACCAAGGTGGCGCTGGCCACGGCCGAGCAAGTGCAGCTGGCACGGCAGAACTTTGCTTCGGGGGAGCTGGAGGCGGTCAACCAGGTACAGGTGGCGGCCGAGACGGCGGGGCGCATCACCCGCATCGCCTTCGAGTCGGGGCAATTGGTGAGTGCAGGGCAATTGCTGGTACAGCTGAACGATGCCCCGGAGCAGGCCCAGCGCGTGCAGTTGCGCGCCAGGCTGCGCAATGCCGAAGTGGTGCTGCAGCGCAGCCGCAAGCTGCGCGCGGTGAACGCCGTGTCACAGGAGCTGCTCGACAATGCGGCCACCGCCGTGGACGTGGCCAGCGGTGAGCTGCAGCATGTCGAGGCGCTGATCGCGCAGAAGGCAATTCGCGCGCCGTTTGCCGGCAAGCTCGGCATTCGCCGGGTGCATCAGGGCCAGTACCTGAGCGCCGGTGAGACCATCGCCAGCCTGGCCGACATCAGCCAGCTGCACGTCAATTTTTCCCTGGGCGAACAAGCCGCCCCCGAAGTGCACGTGGGGCAACTGCTGGCGCTGACGGTGGATGCGGTGCGCGGGCAGGACTTCCAGGCCCGGGTGGTCGCGGTGGACCCGGTGGTGAGCAAGGCGCGCCTGGTGCAGGTGCAGGCGGCCTTGCCGAACCCGGGCGGGCAGTTGCAGCCGGGCATGTACGCCGGCGTGCGCCTGGATGCCGCGCAGCCGTCAAGCGTGCTGGCCGTGCCGGAAACCGCGATCACCTACACCGCCTACGGGCAGACGGTGTTCGTCGCTACCCGGGACCCTGAACAGGGCACCCGGGTCAGCCGGGTGCGGGTGACTACCGGTGAGCGCTGGCAGGGGCGGGTGGAGATCACCTCAGGCCTGGCACCCGGTGACCAGGTGGTGGTTTCCGGCCAGTTGAAACTGAGCGACGGCATGCCGGTCGAGCCAGTGGCTCAGGACAGCCTGCAGGCCAGCCAGGGAGGGCGGCAATCGTGA
- a CDS encoding acetyltransferase has product MIIRQSIAADHPQLLDIWLRAVRATHHFLQASDIDALLPQLRDVYLLAVELWVAVDTEDRPLGFIGFNGNHVEMLFVAPERHGQGVGRALLDFGRQKHSVMSVDVNEQNPQAVGFYRHYGFIQTGRSPLDGEGRPFPLLHMSLPAQA; this is encoded by the coding sequence ATGATCATTCGCCAAAGTATCGCTGCAGACCACCCGCAACTGCTCGATATCTGGCTGCGCGCCGTGCGCGCCACGCACCACTTTCTACAAGCGTCCGACATCGACGCGCTGCTGCCGCAATTGCGCGACGTCTACCTTCTGGCCGTCGAGCTCTGGGTCGCGGTTGACACCGAAGACCGCCCGCTGGGCTTCATCGGTTTCAATGGCAACCACGTGGAAATGCTCTTCGTCGCCCCCGAACGCCATGGCCAGGGCGTAGGCCGCGCGCTGCTGGACTTCGGCCGCCAGAAGCACAGCGTGATGAGCGTCGATGTCAACGAGCAGAACCCGCAGGCGGTGGGGTTCTACCGGCACTATGGTTTCATCCAGACCGGCCGTTCACCGCTGGATGGCGAAGGCCGGCCGTTCCCCTTGCTGCATATGAGCCTGCCCGCACAGGCTTGA
- a CDS encoding DUF3144 domain-containing protein translates to MTQATDQAFYDRADAHIELANQQIEKIEDLGKVSASLTFGASRFNAWMSARSFKTSAELAAAREELLKYFCEQYRMMLEDNLDEHIEHFDRYVLGKGD, encoded by the coding sequence ATGACACAAGCTACCGATCAGGCTTTTTACGACCGCGCGGATGCGCATATCGAACTGGCGAACCAGCAGATCGAGAAAATCGAAGACCTGGGCAAGGTCAGTGCCTCACTGACCTTCGGCGCCTCGCGCTTCAATGCCTGGATGAGTGCCCGCAGTTTCAAGACCAGTGCCGAACTGGCTGCCGCGCGGGAGGAGCTGTTGAAGTATTTCTGCGAGCAGTACCGGATGATGCTCGAGGACAACCTGGACGAGCACATCGAGCATTTCGACCGGTATGTGCTGGGCAAAGGCGACTGA
- a CDS encoding iron-containing alcohol dehydrogenase, which yields MQPFSFATTGQILCEAGAVQRLATLCRERGARRVLIVSDPGIARLGMLDDLLPGFTTAKVGVAIFSEVTADPSEACVLAATQRARHIGADLVVGFGGGSSMDVAKLVALLAHSDCNQPLAELYGMDKAKGRRLPLIQVPTTAGTGSEVTPIAIVTTGATSKMGIVSPLLLPDLAVLDAVCTLGLPPAVTAATGIDAMVHAIEAYTSRLKRNPLSSLLAREALRLLAENLDQAVHNGGNLDARQAMLLGACLAGQAFANAPVAAVHALAYPLGGHFHIPHGLSNALVLPHVLRFNLPVTVTDYAQLAVPLLGARLQPGDLHRQADQFVEELAALGARCGLPGRLRDADVPRLRLPQLAEDAMQQQRLLVNNPREVTQADALAIYEAAY from the coding sequence ATGCAGCCTTTCAGCTTTGCCACTACCGGGCAGATCCTCTGCGAAGCGGGCGCGGTGCAGCGCCTTGCCACTCTGTGCCGCGAGCGCGGCGCACGGCGCGTGCTGATCGTCAGTGACCCCGGTATCGCCCGCCTGGGCATGCTCGATGATCTGCTACCGGGATTCACGACGGCCAAGGTCGGCGTGGCGATCTTCAGCGAGGTTACCGCCGACCCCAGCGAAGCTTGTGTACTGGCAGCCACCCAGCGGGCCCGGCATATCGGTGCCGACCTGGTGGTGGGCTTTGGCGGCGGCAGTTCGATGGATGTTGCCAAGCTGGTCGCGCTGCTGGCCCACAGCGACTGCAACCAGCCGCTTGCCGAACTGTATGGCATGGACAAGGCCAAGGGCCGACGCCTGCCGTTGATCCAGGTGCCGACCACGGCCGGCACTGGTTCGGAGGTGACGCCGATCGCCATCGTCACCACCGGCGCCACCAGCAAGATGGGCATCGTCTCGCCGCTGCTGCTGCCGGACCTGGCGGTACTCGATGCCGTCTGCACGCTCGGCCTGCCCCCGGCGGTAACCGCCGCGACCGGTATCGATGCCATGGTGCATGCCATCGAAGCCTATACCAGCCGTCTCAAGCGCAACCCGCTGTCGAGCCTGCTGGCGCGCGAGGCGCTGCGGCTGCTGGCGGAAAACCTGGATCAGGCCGTGCACAATGGCGGCAATCTGGATGCGCGTCAGGCCATGCTGCTGGGCGCCTGCCTGGCCGGCCAGGCGTTTGCCAATGCCCCGGTGGCGGCGGTGCACGCGCTGGCTTACCCGTTGGGTGGGCACTTCCACATTCCCCATGGCCTGTCCAATGCATTGGTGTTGCCGCATGTGCTGCGTTTCAACCTGCCCGTGACGGTGACGGACTATGCCCAGCTGGCGGTGCCCCTGTTGGGCGCACGGTTGCAGCCTGGCGACCTGCACCGGCAGGCTGATCAGTTCGTCGAGGAACTGGCCGCGCTGGGCGCCCGCTGCGGTTTGCCTGGGCGGCTGCGTGATGCCGATGTTCCGCGCCTTCGCCTGCCGCAACTGGCAGAAGATGCCATGCAACAGCAGCGCCTGCTGGTCAACAACCCGCGTGAAGTCACCCAGGCCGATGCACTGGCCATCTACGAGGCTGCCTACTGA
- a CDS encoding CAP domain-containing protein has protein sequence MRHAVRRSPFVSLCLIPFFHLFANPAHASGERQLVAAINDYRTQPQRCERRIIRGSTPLVLKPKLALPVGYGGALREGLKAAGYQAVKVRAIRLVGAQDAEEAFDMLRSDYCTALLDSQYADIGVSRSRNEWRVLLARPLLDAQLGDGRSASKALLAQVNAARAKPRLCGRKRFAAARPLAWNTALGTAAQRHSRAMANDNFFAHRDLDGDLPADRAWDAGYRGRQIGENIAAGQGSPSKAMAGWLASPGHCANLMNPMFTQVGAAFAKNSRSDNGVYWTMLFGAP, from the coding sequence ATGCGCCACGCAGTCCGTCGCTCCCCCTTTGTCTCGCTCTGCCTCATTCCTTTTTTCCACCTGTTCGCCAACCCCGCCCATGCCAGCGGGGAAAGGCAACTGGTGGCAGCCATCAACGACTATCGCACCCAGCCACAACGCTGCGAGCGGCGCATTATCCGGGGCTCGACGCCGCTGGTGCTGAAGCCGAAACTGGCGTTGCCGGTCGGCTACGGCGGGGCATTGCGGGAAGGATTGAAGGCTGCGGGGTATCAGGCGGTGAAGGTGCGGGCCATCCGTCTGGTCGGCGCACAAGATGCCGAGGAGGCCTTCGACATGCTGCGCAGCGACTACTGCACGGCCCTGCTCGATAGCCAATATGCCGATATCGGCGTCAGTCGCTCACGCAACGAGTGGCGGGTGCTGCTGGCTCGGCCCCTGCTCGATGCCCAGCTCGGCGATGGGCGATCGGCAAGCAAAGCGTTGCTGGCACAGGTGAACGCTGCACGGGCGAAACCACGCCTGTGTGGTCGCAAGCGCTTTGCCGCTGCACGCCCGCTAGCCTGGAACACCGCCCTGGGAACGGCGGCGCAGCGACACAGCCGGGCGATGGCCAACGATAATTTCTTCGCGCACCGTGACCTCGACGGTGATCTGCCCGCGGATCGGGCATGGGATGCCGGCTACCGTGGGCGGCAGATCGGCGAGAACATTGCCGCAGGCCAAGGGTCACCGAGCAAGGCGATGGCAGGCTGGCTGGCCAGCCCCGGGCATTGCGCCAACCTGATGAACCCGATGTTTACCCAGGTGGGGGCGGCCTTTGCCAAAAACTCGCGTAGCGATAACGGCGTGTACTGGACGATGCTGTTCGGCGCGCCTTGA
- a CDS encoding GntR family transcriptional regulator: MNPTRYSTVAKDLMEGIASGRYPVGSLLPTEFELCDLYDVSRHTVRAAINQLLNQGLVSRRKRVGTRVEASSPRGGYSQSLASVADLAHLAETQQREIQDVRHFVADLSEAARLGLVPGEHYFCVSSIRVDRVHNAAPLCWTDVYAQRDHAEVIELAREHPDQLIAGLIEQHYGRAIAVVDQQVRAVLLSAEMARVLKAETGAPGLKIIRHYREENGDLMAVSETVHPDDRFTLVSQMRRDRSPG; the protein is encoded by the coding sequence ATGAACCCGACGCGCTATAGCACCGTGGCCAAGGACTTGATGGAAGGCATCGCCAGCGGCCGCTACCCGGTGGGCAGCCTGCTGCCGACCGAGTTCGAGCTGTGCGACCTGTACGATGTGAGCCGACACACGGTGCGCGCGGCGATCAACCAATTGCTCAACCAAGGGCTGGTATCGCGGCGCAAGCGCGTAGGCACCCGGGTGGAGGCCAGCAGCCCGCGCGGTGGCTACTCGCAGTCACTGGCCAGCGTGGCAGACCTGGCGCACCTGGCGGAAACGCAGCAACGGGAAATTCAGGACGTGCGCCACTTCGTCGCCGACCTGAGCGAGGCGGCGCGGCTGGGGCTGGTACCAGGCGAGCACTACTTCTGCGTGTCGAGCATCCGTGTCGACCGCGTGCACAACGCGGCGCCGCTGTGCTGGACCGATGTGTACGCGCAGCGCGACCATGCCGAGGTCATCGAGTTGGCCCGCGAGCACCCCGACCAGCTGATTGCGGGGCTTATCGAGCAGCACTATGGCCGGGCGATCGCGGTGGTCGACCAGCAGGTGCGGGCAGTGTTGCTGAGCGCGGAAATGGCCCGAGTGCTGAAGGCCGAGACAGGCGCGCCGGGGCTGAAGATCATTCGCCATTACCGCGAGGAAAACGGCGACCTGATGGCGGTGTCCGAGACGGTGCACCCGGATGACCGCTTTACCCTGGTTAGCCAGATGCGCCGCGACCGGTCGCCTGGCTGA
- the soxR gene encoding redox-sensitive transcriptional activator SoxR gives MAADNTRMLTVGEVAKRSGVAVSALHFYETKGLIASVRTAGNQRRYPSLVLRTLAIIKVAQRTGIPLDEIKQAFSRYAPNSKLTAAQWGEMSTAWREDLNARIRTLEALRDSLDNCIGCGCLSLEDCPLRNPEDVLGKEGTGPRILEKKAR, from the coding sequence ATGGCAGCGGACAACACACGGATGCTAACGGTAGGGGAAGTGGCCAAACGCAGCGGCGTGGCGGTTTCTGCGCTGCACTTCTACGAGACCAAGGGGCTGATCGCCAGCGTCCGTACGGCGGGTAACCAGCGCCGCTATCCTTCACTGGTGCTGCGCACGCTGGCCATCATCAAGGTGGCGCAGCGCACGGGTATTCCGCTTGACGAGATCAAGCAGGCCTTCAGCCGCTATGCGCCCAACAGTAAGCTCACGGCAGCGCAATGGGGCGAGATGTCGACCGCCTGGCGCGAAGACCTGAACGCCCGCATTCGTACTCTGGAAGCGTTGCGCGACAGCCTGGACAACTGCATTGGTTGCGGCTGCCTGTCGCTGGAAGATTGCCCACTGCGCAACCCCGAGGATGTGCTGGGCAAGGAAGGTACCGGGCCGCGGATTCTGGAGAAGAAGGCCCGATAG
- a CDS encoding acyl-CoA thioesterase, protein MSVHRQRDYYRHYTPIATRWHDNDAYGHVNNVVYYGFFDSAVNRLLIEQGGLDIHHGAVIALVVSSACDYQSPVAFPQGIEVGLAVSRLGNTSVQYQLAVFIQGQSLACATGRFVHVFVDRQGRRPVPVPARLRQVLSELQPLLPEEFRP, encoded by the coding sequence ATGAGCGTGCATCGGCAACGTGACTACTACCGGCACTACACGCCAATCGCCACCCGCTGGCATGACAATGACGCCTACGGGCACGTGAACAACGTGGTCTATTACGGCTTTTTCGACAGCGCCGTGAACCGCCTGCTGATCGAGCAGGGCGGACTGGATATCCACCATGGCGCGGTGATTGCGCTGGTGGTCAGTTCGGCCTGCGACTACCAGTCGCCTGTAGCGTTTCCGCAGGGCATCGAGGTGGGCTTGGCGGTAAGCCGGCTGGGCAACACCTCGGTGCAGTACCAGTTGGCCGTATTCATCCAGGGCCAATCCCTGGCTTGCGCCACCGGACGCTTCGTCCATGTATTCGTCGACCGGCAGGGCCGACGCCCGGTCCCGGTGCCTGCCCGCTTGCGGCAGGTGTTGAGCGAACTGCAGCCTTTACTCCCCGAGGAATTTCGACCATGA
- a CDS encoding MexW/MexI family multidrug efflux RND transporter permease subunit, whose protein sequence is MKFTDLFVRRPVLALVVSSLIILLGLFAMGKLPIRQYPLLETSTITISTEYPGASAELMQGFVTQPITQAVSSVEGIDYLSSSSQQGRSLITLRMVLNRDSTQALAETMAKVNQVRYRLPEKAYDPVVELSAGDSTAVAYVGFASETLSIPELSDYLSRVVEPQFSGIDGVAKVQSFGGQRLAMRLWLDSEQMAGRGVTAADVAQAVRANNYQATPGQVRGQYVLADIQVDTDLTRVEDFRELIIRNDGTDLVRLRDVGTVELSAAATQTSATMDGKPAVHLGLFPTPTGNPLVIVEGIRQLLPQIRQTLPPGVEVALAYETARFIDASIDEVLRTLVEAMVIVVLVIWLCLGSLRSVVIAVVAIPLSMLGAAGLMLLFGFSLNLLTLLAMVLAIGLVVDDAIVVVENVHRHIEEGKSPIAAALAGAREIAGPVIAMTLTLAAVYAPIGLMGGLTGTLFREFALTLAGAVIVSGIVALTLSPVMSSLLLQPGQQHGAMANMADRLFGMLTGAYGRVLAYTLSHRWISGGVALVVCLSLPWLYLLPQRELAPPEDQAAVLTAIKSPQHASLDYVERFALKLDQVMKSLAETTDTWIINGTDGPAASFGGINLSAWQARERSAAQVQAQLQQAVADIEGSSIFAFQVASLPGSSGGLPVQMVLRSAQDYPELYQTMEMIKQRARDSGLFSVVDSDLDYNNPVVKVRIDRAKAASLGISMQAIGESLGVLVGEQYLNRFALFGRSYDVIPQSIQDQRLTPAALNRQYVRAENGTLVPLATVVHLDIEVAPNRLLQFDQQNASTLQAIPAPGVSMGNAVAFLEQLAAELPPGFSHDWQSESRQYVQEGFALMWAFLAALVVIYLVLAAQYESLVDPLIILVTVPLSICGALLPLALGWATLNIYTQIGLVTLIGLISKHGILMVEFANEIQVRDNLDRATAIVRAAQIRLRPVLMTTAAMTFGVLPLLFASGAGANSRFGLGVVIVCGMLVGTLFTLFVLPTIYALLARDHRVTTVRGQQLVEAERVLDM, encoded by the coding sequence GTGAAGTTCACCGACCTCTTTGTCCGCCGCCCGGTGCTGGCGCTGGTGGTCAGCAGCCTGATCATCCTGTTGGGGCTGTTTGCCATGGGCAAGCTGCCGATCCGCCAGTACCCGCTGCTGGAAACTTCCACCATCACCATCAGCACCGAGTACCCGGGCGCCTCTGCCGAGCTGATGCAAGGCTTCGTGACCCAGCCGATCACCCAGGCGGTGTCGTCGGTCGAAGGCATCGACTACCTGTCCTCGTCGTCGCAGCAGGGGCGCAGCCTGATCACCTTGCGCATGGTGCTCAACCGCGATTCGACCCAGGCGCTTGCCGAGACCATGGCCAAGGTCAACCAGGTGCGCTATCGCCTGCCGGAAAAGGCCTACGACCCGGTGGTGGAGCTGTCGGCAGGTGACTCCACGGCGGTGGCCTACGTGGGCTTTGCCAGCGAAACCTTGTCGATACCCGAACTGAGCGATTACCTGTCGCGGGTGGTGGAACCGCAGTTCTCCGGCATCGACGGTGTGGCCAAGGTGCAGTCGTTCGGCGGGCAGCGCCTGGCCATGCGCCTTTGGCTGGACAGCGAACAGATGGCCGGGCGCGGGGTGACGGCCGCCGACGTGGCACAGGCGGTGCGTGCCAACAACTACCAGGCGACGCCGGGGCAGGTGCGTGGGCAGTACGTGCTGGCCGATATCCAGGTGGACACCGACCTGACCCGGGTCGAGGACTTCCGCGAGCTGATCATCCGCAACGATGGCACCGACCTGGTGCGCCTGCGCGATGTCGGCACCGTCGAGCTGAGCGCGGCGGCCACCCAGACCAGCGCCACCATGGACGGCAAGCCCGCCGTGCACCTGGGGCTGTTCCCCACCCCGACCGGCAACCCGCTGGTGATCGTCGAGGGTATTCGCCAGCTGCTGCCGCAGATCCGCCAGACCCTGCCACCCGGGGTGGAGGTGGCGCTGGCCTACGAAACCGCACGCTTCATCGACGCCTCGATCGACGAGGTGCTGCGCACGCTGGTGGAGGCCATGGTGATCGTGGTGCTGGTCATCTGGCTGTGCCTGGGTTCGCTGCGCAGCGTGGTGATCGCGGTGGTGGCCATCCCGCTGTCGATGCTCGGTGCGGCGGGCCTGATGCTGCTGTTCGGCTTCAGCCTGAACCTGCTGACCTTGCTGGCGATGGTGCTGGCCATCGGCCTGGTGGTGGACGATGCCATCGTGGTGGTGGAGAACGTGCACCGTCATATCGAAGAGGGCAAGTCGCCGATTGCCGCGGCGCTGGCCGGGGCGCGGGAAATCGCCGGGCCGGTGATCGCCATGACCCTGACCCTGGCCGCCGTATACGCGCCGATCGGCTTGATGGGCGGGCTGACCGGCACGCTGTTCCGTGAGTTTGCCCTGACCCTGGCGGGGGCGGTGATCGTGTCGGGCATCGTCGCGCTCACCCTGTCGCCGGTGATGAGTTCGCTGTTGTTGCAACCCGGCCAGCAGCATGGCGCCATGGCCAACATGGCCGACCGCCTGTTCGGCATGCTGACCGGGGCCTATGGGCGAGTACTCGCCTACACCCTGTCGCATCGCTGGATCAGTGGTGGTGTGGCGCTTGTGGTGTGCCTGAGCCTGCCTTGGCTGTACCTGCTGCCGCAGCGCGAACTGGCCCCGCCCGAGGACCAGGCGGCGGTGCTGACGGCCATCAAGTCGCCGCAGCATGCCAGCCTGGATTATGTGGAGCGCTTTGCCCTGAAGCTGGACCAGGTGATGAAGTCCCTCGCCGAAACCACCGACACCTGGATCATCAACGGTACCGACGGCCCGGCCGCCAGTTTCGGCGGCATCAACCTCAGCGCCTGGCAGGCCCGCGAGCGTTCCGCCGCGCAGGTGCAGGCGCAGTTGCAGCAGGCCGTGGCGGACATCGAGGGCAGCAGCATCTTCGCCTTCCAGGTGGCCTCGCTGCCGGGTTCCAGCGGTGGCTTGCCGGTGCAGATGGTGTTGCGCAGCGCACAGGACTACCCCGAGCTGTACCAGACCATGGAAATGATCAAGCAGCGCGCCCGCGACAGCGGCCTGTTCAGCGTGGTGGACAGCGACCTCGACTACAACAACCCGGTGGTCAAGGTGCGCATCGACCGCGCCAAGGCGGCCAGCCTGGGCATCAGCATGCAGGCCATCGGCGAGTCGCTGGGTGTGCTGGTGGGTGAACAGTACCTCAACCGCTTCGCCCTGTTCGGGCGCTCCTACGACGTGATCCCGCAAAGCATCCAGGACCAGCGCCTGACGCCGGCAGCGCTGAACCGCCAGTACGTGCGCGCCGAAAACGGCACCCTGGTGCCGCTGGCCACGGTGGTGCACCTGGACATCGAAGTGGCGCCCAACCGCTTGCTGCAGTTCGACCAGCAGAACGCCAGTACCCTACAGGCGATCCCGGCGCCCGGTGTGTCGATGGGTAATGCCGTGGCATTTCTCGAACAGCTTGCCGCCGAACTGCCACCTGGCTTCAGCCATGACTGGCAATCGGAGTCGCGCCAGTACGTGCAGGAGGGCTTTGCCCTGATGTGGGCGTTTCTCGCCGCCCTGGTGGTGATCTACCTGGTGCTGGCCGCGCAGTACGAAAGCCTGGTGGACCCGCTGATCATCCTGGTGACCGTGCCGCTGTCGATCTGCGGTGCGCTGCTGCCGCTGGCGCTGGGCTGGGCCACGCTGAACATCTACACACAGATCGGCCTGGTGACCCTGATCGGCCTGATCAGCAAGCACGGCATCCTGATGGTGGAGTTCGCCAACGAGATCCAGGTGCGTGACAACCTCGACCGTGCCACCGCCATCGTCCGCGCCGCGCAGATACGCCTGCGGCCGGTGCTGATGACCACGGCGGCGATGACCTTCGGCGTGCTGCCACTGCTGTTCGCCAGCGGTGCCGGGGCCAACAGCCGCTTTGGCCTGGGGGTAGTGATCGTGTGCGGGATGCTGGTGGGGACCTTGTTTACCCTGTTTGTGCTGCCGACGATCTATGCCTTGCTGGCGCGAGACCATCGGGTGACCACGGTGCGGGGGCAGCAGTTGGTGGAGGCTGAGCGGGTGCTGGACATGTGA